From the Candidatus Poseidoniia archaeon genome, the window CCATCGCTGACCATGGCATTTCCTCTGACGCCGAAGCGACAACGCAGAAAATGCGCGCCGCGAGCCTGGACCTAGTCATCCACGCCGGCGACATATCGTACGCTAACGACGTCGGCTCGGGGGGCGTAGCGGACCAGTCCCTCTGGGATGACTACCAGAACCAGATCCAGCCGCTGGCGGCAACGGTGCCGCACATGTATGCTCCCGGCAACCACGAGGATGAGGCCTACTACGAGTTCGACGCGTATGAAACGCGGTTCTACACGTCAGGGTCGAACCCGTTCTGGTACAGCTTCAGTTTCGAGGGGATTCACTTTATATCTCTGTCGTCGGAGCACGACTACGGGCCCGGCAGCCAGCAGTACAACTGGCTAGAGAGCGAACTCCAAGAGGTGGACCGCCAAGCGACGCCGTGGCTGGTGGTGTTCGCGCACCGGCCGATGTACAGCTCCAACTCGGCACACGGCAGCGAAGTTGATTTCCGTGACGCGATGGAAGAACTGCTCTACGATTACGGCGTCGACCTCGCCGTCTGGGGGCACGACCACAGCTACGAACGCAGCTACCCCGTCTTCCAGGAAGAACCTCTCTCAAATTCTACTTCCAGCGCGACGGAACCGTACCGCAACCCCGGCGCACCCATCCATGTCGTCGTCGGCACCGGTGGCCGCTCGCTCTACGACGAGTTCGAAGAACCACAGCCCGCTTGGTCCGCCTACCGCGAGGCATCCTACGGTTACTCGGTCTTCGAAGTTACCCCGCAAGGCGAGCTGCACTTCAGCTTCATCCGCAACTCCGACGGCGCGGTCGCCGACCAGTTCTGGATTTCGAAGGCGTCGTCGCCCGGTCCGGGCAGCGGCGACGGGAACGGC encodes:
- a CDS encoding metallophosphoesterase family protein produces the protein MRQLILLATLLLWLAPATAGEPPEQVHLATNALGDGMVVQWGTAEATTLLCTSSSDIEYGLGPDSLNQTASGSWEMYDWTTCIHTVELAGLAPNNTYHYRVGGDGEWSDVASFVTVPQGSRPVRIGAIADHGISSDAEATTQKMRAASLDLVIHAGDISYANDVGSGGVADQSLWDDYQNQIQPLAATVPHMYAPGNHEDEAYYEFDAYETRFYTSGSNPFWYSFSFEGIHFISLSSEHDYGPGSQQYNWLESELQEVDRQATPWLVVFAHRPMYSSNSAHGSEVDFRDAMEELLYDYGVDLAVWGHDHSYERSYPVFQEEPLSNSTSSATEPYRNPGAPIHVVVGTGGRSLYDEFEEPQPAWSAYREASYGYSVFEVTPQGELHFSFIRNSDGAVADQFWISKASSPGPGSGDGNGDNMTDPDGNASDSKAGWQQKLEDLPGPGLPVTLSVMSIAARRRR